From a single Rutidosis leptorrhynchoides isolate AG116_Rl617_1_P2 chromosome 5, CSIRO_AGI_Rlap_v1, whole genome shotgun sequence genomic region:
- the LOC139849721 gene encoding uncharacterized protein → MPRHDMIPVNSPWPFHKWAIDIGGPFPAGPGNVKFGILRELVSDNGTQIAKDPFKTWCTNLNIIQKFTSVAHPQANGLCEVTNRDIVSSIKKKLCEKRTVIPAEILVPMHRVANFEEEVNDDTLGENLNFVEERRVCALSFDVGEWVLRNNDASRAEKLGKLGLNWEGPYQVVVVNAAGSYKLADMEGRNLPNAWHAALLERYYA, encoded by the exons ATGCCGaggcatgatatgattcctgttaattcGCCATGGCCATTTCACAAGTGGGCCATTGACATTGGAGGGCCATTTCCCGCAGGACCTGGTAATGTCAA ATTCGGTATTCTGCGCGAGCTGGTTAGTGATAACGGCAcgcaaatagcgaaagatccttttaagacatggtgTACTAATTTGAATATAATACAAAAATTTACATCAGTGGCGCATCCACAGGCTAATGGTTTATGCGAAGTTACCAATCGGGATATTGTAAGCAGTATTAAAAAGAAGTTGTGCGAAaagcgaactg taatACCCGCTGAAATTCTTGTGCCAATGCATAGAGTCgctaactttgaagaagaagtaaaCGATGATACATTGGGTGAGAATTTGAATTTTGTTGAAGAGCGAAG AGTGTGCGCTTTGTCTTTCGACGTTGGCGAATGGGTGTTGCGAAATAATGATGCAAGTAGAGCAGAAAAACTTGGCAAATTAGGACTGAATTGGGAGGGTCCTTATCAAGTTGTGGTAGTTAATGCGGCAGGATCTTATAAGCTTGCAGATATGGAGGGGCGAAATTTGCCCAATGCATGGCATGCGGCTTTATTAGAACGATACTATGCGTAA